The genomic window tcgtaatcGACACAATCACCAAttaattcgtgattggccGATCGGCTAGTTCGTGTCGGGATCGAGAGCCAACCTAAGTTAAGGATCGCTCGCCCTCTGTTCCTTGATTGACTCGGCAGCGTTGCATGGATAGCCACACAGCACCGAGATGTTAGAAGCCCGCCATCGAGTGGATAAAATCTCTTTCGGCAACATTCGTGAGTCTGTATCTCAACGTGTTGAAAAGCGccgacaatcacgaatgaacAGAccaacattcgtgattcgtgatttggtAGTTACCAATTTTCTGGTACCTTTTTAATTATCATTTCTTCTTccacaagtcacgagtcgatTTGCCGATAGCTTGATGTTCACTGCCTGACAACCAGATCCCGTGGAAACATGATATCACTTAGATGTCACGCGACGGCGTTTCGACTCGGCCTCCTACGCTCCTCTGACCAGACCTATTCTGCCTTGATTTGCGATGCAAGTCATCGCATGAGTCGCGCAGCCGAGTCTGCATGTACAGCTTGGTCGATTGACCTCTCAACTGACCTTGCCCGCATTTTGTGTCATCGTGCGTgtcattcacaattcaaTAAGCATCTCAtgccttgctcgtcaaccTCCTGGCCACGAAAAAGCATACATGTATACAGCCACATCATCTGCCGGCTCACCAAGCAAGCGATTAGCAAGTTCAAACGCGTGATAATTCCCATCGCTCACAAAACACACTCACACACcttcaatcgtgaatcgtgaatatcactcacgactgggaGCCGATTCGACAGAACGGAGGCAGATGACATCATCTCTTCCCGTTgcatgtcgtcgttgcATGTTGTCTCGAACCAGGACAAGATCATGGCTCCCCTGACAAAGTCTCTTTCTCCGTCCGTATCGCCGCATATCTACTGAGGTCAAGACGACCCGAGTCAACACTACAACATATACGAGTCGAAAACCacaccaatcacgaatgtttGAGCTGAGGCAGAAATTCAAGACACCGCTACTTGCGATGCTGGCTAAAGCATGTATTCTTTTTGAACTATCTACATAAGTGCTAGATGCCAAACAACTTCCGAGACCCTTACCTAGTTGACTTAgttggcggcggcagcagcggaagcagcatcagtaacgctgagcttggcaaCGTCCGGCAACTCGTCGGCCGAAGTGATGAGCTTGGTCACCTTGCCGATAGCCACCGTACGTCCTTCGTCTCGCAGCGTGAAACGGCCCAGCTGCGGGTAGTCCTTGAACCTCTCGACACAGATCGGaccagcaagctcgacgagcgcgatgATCTTCATACCCTTCTTAGCAAACTGAGGACCACGTCGACTCTTCTTGCCCGTCTTTTTGTCGTAGTAGTGCAGAAGCGCTGCCAAGTTGGCCTCTTGTGACACGGTGTGGCAGTGAACTACGGCACTGTAACCGGCACAGATGATATTACGGtgctcgaggatggcgagctgaGCTTCAAAGTGTGTGGCTACATGCACCGGGTTGACGGGATCGGTCAACACGTGGCCCACAGTAACGTCTTCATGGTCGATGCCTTTCAACTTGACACGTACATTGTCGCCCGAGATGGCAGCAGGAActtcctcctcctgctCGTTGAAGATAGCAGAAGCTTCAACCGAGACCTTGTTGGGCATGAGCAGGAGCGTGTCGCCCTTCTTGATCTTACcggcctcgagcttgccgacCACGACGGTACCCATGTCATTGTACTTTTCCGAGATGGGCATCTTGAGCGGTGCCGAGATTTTGCggtcgccgagctcgaggttGTCGAGGAACTCGAGCAGAGAGGGGCCATTGTACCAGTCGCAGATGCTTTTAGGCACACGTTCCTTGAGATTCTGGCCGGCGTACGCCGAGACGGGAATGTAGGTGATATCGGTCTTGGGATTGAAGCCAGCCGAACGCAGGAAGGGAgtgagcttggcttggattTCTTCGTAGCGCGACTTTTCCCATTGTACCGTCGACTCGTCCATCTTGTTGACCACGACAATGAGACGCTGGACACCAGCAGTCTTGACAAGAACGGCGTGCTCACGCGTCTGTCCACCACGTTCAAAACCAGTCTCGAACTCGCCCTTTCGCGCCgagatgacgaggacggcGACATCGGCCTGCGCAGCACCACTGATCATACTGGGCACAAACGACTTGTGTCCTGGAGCATCGAGGATCGTGTAGCGGCGCTTGCCCGTCTCGAAGTAGGCACGACccacctcgaccgtctTACCCTTCTCACGCTCTTGCGCCGTTGAGTCGAGCGCCCAGGAGAGGTACCACGACTCTCGGCCAGCTTCCTTGGCCTCGCGCTCGTACTTTTCCATGGTTCGCTTGTCGACCATGCCGGtgaggaagagcaagtTGCCACCCATGGTAGACTTTCCGGCATCGACGTGGCCAATGAAGACAATGTTCAAGTGCGACTTGAGTTCGTCACTCTTCTCACCGAAAAGGTCCTTGAGCGTCTCTTCGTCCGTGACCTTGGAGGCCTCGGCGAGAATCTGATCGGCATTTGTGGTAGCACGTTCGGTTGCGACAGGCTTGGAGGAGAGTGAAGCCACCTTGGACTCGGCCTTGGAAGCAGTGGCAGCggaggacgaggcagcagcagcagaaggcGCTGGCGAATCACTGCGAGAGGATGGAGCAGTAACAGCGGTAGAAGAAGGTGCCTCGGTGTCCTTGACAGCACTGACGGCCGCCGAATGTACTGAAATCTCGGCTTTGGTAGCAGCGGAAACAGCttccttggcagcctctGGCTTCTTGGCGCCACCAATGGAGATACTGACAGGCTTGCGCGGGGCGTCGCTCTTGTCTGCGGTAGTAGCAGCGGGCTTGGCACCTCCACCGATGGAAATGCTGACTGGCTTTCGGGGTGCATCGGAAGCCGCAGGAGCGGCAGGTTTGGCGCCGCCGccgatcgagatgctgacAGGCTTCCGGGAAGCAACATCAGAGGTAGCGGCTGCGGGCTGAGCTGGGCGCGCTGGAGGCTGGTTGGAACCCGATGCTGCGGGGCGAGCAGGCAGACCGTTGAAACCCTGCTGAGCGTATTGGTTCGAAAAACCCGGTTGGTTAAAACCCTGCTGAGCATAGCCGCCACCATacggctgctgctggtacTGTTGGTATTGCTGGTACTGGCTGTTGTAACCGCCGTTGAagccttgctgctgctgctgctgctgaccgAAACCCTGCTGGTAGTATGCGCCCTGCTGGCCATAAGGAGTACCGccctgttgctgctgaccctgctgttgctggccGCCGGGAACGAAGCCCGAGGCGTTGGGGTTGAAGCCGCCAAAGCTAGGAGCGTTTGGATTCATCGTGACGCGAGAAAAGGCCTGTTTAATGCGATGACGAAGCGGGGACCGGATCGAAGAGGGGGTCTCTTACTCGGGGTGTGATGCAGCGCCGAAAAAAAATGTGGCGCTGTACTGGAACGTTCGATCGAGAATGAGAATCTCGTAGACTATCAATAAGTTTGATCAAGGTGTTCCAATGCAGAACTGCGGCAAAGGTAAAGGGATGCACGATAAGATGGTGGTCTGTGATCAAGGCACTCCACCTGCAAAAGTGGATCAACGTCGAGCGCAAAAGGTTCAAATGACTCTTTAATGgtctgtgattcgtgtcACTGGAAAGGCAGACTCAGCTTTCGTTGGACTGCAGCACTTTCGCAGCGCTTTGTCGTCTGAGCGTGGATCGACGGATGAGAACTGACGCCTGCCACTCTGCCACTCCGTGACTTGGCGTccagcattcacgatttagAACAAGCAAGCTCCAAAGGAAGCTtaccaaaaaaaaaaaaaaatctTCTCATTTTCCAGCAACTTGCAAATTTAACGGCCGAATTAGTACCGATTGATCTAACACTCGTTCTCATGGCTTACGTCTGTCTCCTCGTGCCCCACGCCTTGTGCCTGACCGCCAGCCTCGCCACGCTGGAAGAACAAGTCATGAGTCTGagtcgcaatcacgaatcacgaatcacgaatcacgaatcacgaatagctTCGCACGACGTTTGggccactcacgactgtcaaATACTCTGTCAACTCTGTCATTCACCGATTGCTCTCGACACACTGCACCATCACCCCTGTTCTCAGAATCTTCGCCTAGCATATCACGCTCAACGCTCACCTTTCTTATCGGGAACCATCAAGGGAGCATCGCTTCTCATCTGCTAATCCGACCTACGCATATCTGACTACTATGCCACCCAAAGGAGCAAAAGCATCCAGTTCGGCCGCGACCAAATCCCGCACTTCGGCATCAccctcatcgtcatcatccacaCAATCACCCTTGTCAACGCTGTACAACTCCTATGTTGATAACACACCAAAGAGGCTCAAAGTGATCGATGCATTCTTGGTCTTTTTGATGCTTTCCGGAATGATCCAATTCCTTTACTGCGCGCTCATCACCAACTTCCCATTCAACTCTTTCATCGCCGGGTAAGTACTTTGCTCAATTCAGCACCGACTTTCCCTTCTATGCCTGACATCGATGCTGAGGATTGGAACGTCAATCTGTATCTCTCTTTCACTCTTCCATTCTCTCCATGTTTGGACTCGTTCCGACTTTCACAGCTTTGCATCAACCGTCGGCCAGTTTGTTCTCGCAGCATCCCTCCGAATCCAGGCAAATCCTGAGAATGGCCAGACTTTCCCCAAAGTCTCACCAGAGAGGTTAGTTGTTGTGTGCCTGGTCTCAAACCACCTCACCTCAATACAGAAAGACCAGGACTGATCATAACCATTGCGATCCTTTCACTCTCATCATTGATGTACATCCAACAGGGCTTTCGGCGACTTTCTGTTTGGCTCTGTGATACTTCACTTTTTCGTTTTCAACTTCTTAGGCTAGAAGTATTGTGAAATCACAGTTGCCGTTTCATCGTGTGGCTTGGGGTATATGTGGTTTGAATTGCCAAGGTAGCACTGATGAGCTAGAGAAACTTCTTAGCAGCTGTTCTGACCCGGGCATCGAAAGCAGCATTCTCGATCGGTGCGTTGGGATCTTGAAATGGATTCATCGAGACCTTGAGATACGCCTCCCACAcgtcgaggaagaagtTCTTGATCCCATcctcgtgcttgtgctcgtGCAGGAGAACCATCTTTACGTCTGTGGGAGCGCAGAGCACGAATGAAAGGCAATCGATTCAGTATCGCTAGCCGGCAATTAAGGGCAAAGCAAAACAAAGTGGTCTGAGGAAGAGTTGTGCACCTACTTCCGGGAAGAACAAAGCAGCTGGTCGTGTACTCCTGAATTCGGTCAACGCTTTTCAGATACCTGTTTGATGTACGTTGAGACGCAGAGCAAGAGACGTTAGACACTGAGCCTCGAACAGTAAGCCTTACACCGATGTTGGTCAAAGCGACTCACAAGTACGGGCTTGTGATAAGCGCATCTTCGATCGTATCCAATGCAGAATGCGCGATCATCTGCAGCTCATACCTCTGCTTTCGCCTACTCCCCAGCCCTGCTACATTACCTGCTGATCCAGCGCCACCTGCTGCACCTGATGCACTTGCGGTATTGCCCCCACTCGATGCTATATTTGTTGTCGGAATCCGTGACAGCAGTCCTCCGAACATTCCTCCTCCGCCACTGCTGGTCGAGGTCGCTTCCGATGCAGCTCCAGATGCTGCCACGCTACTGAATGCTGTCGGGGAGAACACACCGCTGCTTGTCGGtgccgaggaagaagaagtGGCCAATGAAGGAGCTGCCGTTTTGGGCGTGATTTCGGTTTCGTAGAGCGGGTTGTCGCGCGTGCCTATCAAAACGAGGTAGTACGACATCGTGAGGCTGTAAGAGTCCTGTCCGCGATCGACGGTAGATACCACGTCTTTCTGTCACCAAATTCGGTCGCGCTTGTGAGGACCTTGTGTAGGATGGAGACGATGCGATTCGTTGTTTCTGGGCATGGTGCAAGAGATGAAAGAAACAACCTCGACAAAGTACGTCCGTGCGAGCTTGCGAAgccaacattcgtgattcactcactcgtgactactTTCAATAAAATCCGAAAATTGCCAAGTAAGACGTGAGAGCAGAAactcagtcacgagtgactaggattcacgattcagtcCTTCACGCCAAAGCGCTCCACTTGCCTGTTGACACCTTCTTTGTGTTGCCTGCAAGAGCCCACTCTGAATTTCTGCCTAGTCTCAACTCGAAGACGAGCGCAAATCAGAGCCAAACAGAATGGATGCAGAAGCCAAGATGCTTAGATTGCCAATAAAACATGTGAAGGAATGCATGGATATCCTTGCTGGTCACTGACGAGTGAAGCTTTCGAGCGATTTGTGTGCTATATCAAACAGGCTGAGAGTTATTGTGCTGGATGTTGTTTGTGTTTTGCGATacgaggcgaggcgaggcgaggcggaCAGAGAGAAGAGCGAATCCGGTCAGTAGTCATCATGCTTGAGTGTGACGCTTGAAAAGCCGCTGAAGGGGTTGCTGACAACAGCGTCGCCCTCTTCGTCGCCGACGTTCTTCTGGCCCGCGACAGCCTTGATCACGGCCGGCTTGGCTCTTGTGTCGTTGCCTTGGTCGTCGAGGTTCAAGCTACGGCTTTCGCGCACGTTGCGGAAGTTgacggcatcgacgccgttAGAATAGGCTGGAACGATGGGAGGCGTCGAGTTGCGCAGCAAGCCCCACGAGATGTTGGAAAACCActtgtgctgcttgacTTCGGACGCACCCGATTGAGAGCCCATACGTTTCAGTTCATCCTtgatgagcagcttgcgaATCAGCGACTTGCCAAATGACGAAATGGGGATCGAGTCTGGGAATTGTACCTCATTGCGCAGCACATTGGAGAACGTCTCGTTACGTGTGCTGCCCTTGAACGGTGTCGTGGCAAAGATCATCTCGTAAATCAAGATACCCAACGTCCACCAATCGACCGCCGAAGTGTGGCCGCACCCCTTGATCACCTCGGGAGCAATGTACTCTTCTGTGCCGACAAACGAATTGGTGCGCAGGTCGGCGATGCAGCTTCGGGTATCGACCAGAGGTGCGCTGTTGGGCGTAGCTTGTCGGATCATGGCCGGAGCACCACCGCGCTGGGTAGCTCTGGCTGAAAGGTCGAAGTCGGAAAGCATAACGTGTCCGCTTTGGTGAAGCAAAATGTTCTCGGGCTTGAGATCGCGATAGATGAAGCCCATAAGGTGGAGATACTCCAGGGCAGCAATCACCTCGGCGGCGTAGAATTTGGCGTCTTCCTCTGGTAAGCACTTGCCCGGACGAGTCTGGAGCGCACGGAAGAATTCGCCACCCATGCAGTATTCCATGCAGAGGTAGAGGTAATCTTCCGACTGGAACGAGTGGTAGAGGGTGACGATAAAAGGATGGTTGGACGCAGCCAAGATCTCTTGTTCGGCCATGACAcgcttgatcttgttgcGCTTGATCATCTCCTTCTTGGAGAGCACTTTCATGGCGTACAACTTGTCGGTCTTCTTTTCACGCACCAAATAGACTTTGCCAACATCGCCTTTGCcgagcatcttgaccttgctgaagctgttgggtcccacctcgacctccttAAccttgatgctgttgctcgagTAGGTACGTCGGAAGCTGCCGGGCCCGCGATTGACGGAAGCGGTTCCTGCAAGAGCAGCGAGGTTGGCGGAACTGCTTGGTGGTGGGAGCTGTGATTTTTTATCTTTGCCGTTGGAGCTCTTGGATCGACCGGTACCAGGAAAGACGATTCGACCTGATTTGGGTGTCGAAGAACCTTTTGCGCTGACGGAACGACCCTTTTCGAAATCCTTGTAGCTGAAGGACGTAGCATTGCTATCCATCCGCACGGGCGAGttggagaagaaggcggcgTTTGCAAGCTCCTTGGAAGGAGTGAAGGGCGCGCCACCCTCGGAAACAAACTGGGCGTGTTGACCGCCAGCTCCGTCAGGAGAAAGGTAACCATTCTtggtggaagaagcagccTCATTGGGCTTTTGAGTAGCATTCTGACCGTTCTTGAAGAGCTTGTTGGTGTCCGGCGCGCTCGAGACACGTCTCATGAGACGAGAGGTGAATCTGGGATGGGACGAGTCAGTGTCACTGATGTCGGCTGGCGGCTGGAGCTTGCTTGAGGCAGAGGTGGTCATGGCATCGCCGATAGAACCAGAGGCGTTACGATCCTCGGACGAGTAGCTGTCATTGGAGAAGGAGGCAGGGTCATTGACCACGGTGGAACCGCTGATGGGCTGAAACGACGTAGAACCGGGCTGAGAGCCGGTGTACTGGACATGCTCAAAGTAGTCGCCATTTTTGTGCATGCTCGACTCTGCCGAATCGGTGTGCCAGCTGCGATCGTTAGATGCATTTCCGCTGGCCTTTCTACCAATCGAGCCGAATTTGAACATCTGCTTCCACTTTTTGTCCTTGCCGGTACCGGCACCGTTGGATTGAGAAGCATGTGACGAGCTGTGATAAGGACGCGAAGAGTGCGGAGCGGGCGACTCGCCAATGCCTGAGCTCTGTCCGTTGAGACGAATCTGATGAGAGGGCGTGTTCGAGCCGCTAGCGAAGCTCGAAGTGGATTGGGTAGGCGGAGTGGCGAATGCACTGCTGGGTTCATGAACGTTGTCGGTCTGCATTGTGGACGTTCCTGGTGACGAGACAAGTGAGGGCATGCTGATGAGGCAGCAATGATTGCGAGTGTGACGATACGACGGATGACGAACGCGGAGCCTAATCGGAAGACGGCGTGTCGATGGCTGATGGAGGGTGAAATGTGAAGGGCCTGCCTGGCAGTTGATTTCGGATATCTTGAATCGacgaggctgaggctgaggctggcCAGGGACGCGGTTAGCCGGTCGAAGCGATCGGCAAATTTGTCAAAGTAGGAGCGCTACGCAGCTTTATTCGAGATACGAAGGAGGCGAAGCGTGACCAGAATCGGCGAGCGACGATTGCGCCTGTGTGACTGCAAGACAGACAGCGGGCGCGACGGATATGGGCGAAACAGATGGAATCGGCGAGGGTCGAATCTTCTTGTCTGCTTGTCTGCACCGAGGTTCACAATGATCGTCGCGCCGTTGAGTGCGCAAGGATGtcgacgatggtggtgatgggagcagcgatgacgatgacaaTGACAATGAGGGCAGGTTGCGGAGGACGATGCGAGGAATCACAGCGGGGAAGACAGGCGGACCGGCAGATAGAGTGTCAGCGTGTCAGTCaagccaatcgtgattcggtTTGGTCGATGTGTCGGTCAGTTGCTGATCAGTGTGTCCAGGCGAGCGGACTACAAAAATGAAACGGCAAGAACATGAGACACACGGTACAAGGCAAGAAGCCAGAGACCGAAAAGTGACAAAGCagtcacactcacactccTGACTGAGCTTCCCGtggcttgagcttgaggaGAGTTTGggtgagtcgtgagtggccAGCTCTACGCCTCGCTGCGTGACCCTTCTCTGTGAACTGCGAGCACACGAAGCAGGAGAGCCCGTGAAGTGGGTTAACTTCACTAGCAAAATTTGCCCGTTTCCTTAAATTTTTTTGGGATACTTTTTttttattcacgattaataTTTGGATTTTGAgtgcaattcgtgattcacaaaGGCCCCAGCAGCTAGGTCACGTGTGAAGGAACGAACGAATTTCACACGttcactcaccactcacactcacgactcgtgactgctcTTGCTGGCATCGCAGTAACACAGTAGTGTGAGATTCACCATGCACGAATAGAAGGCGTATTCTGTGATTCTCTTGGGGAGCGCTCGACGAACCACAAGCGAAACCCACCAACGCTGTTCCTTGATTGTCCAAACTGAGTAAGGACCGTGCTTGCCGATTCACGTTTGTATGGTTCATCAGAATGCATGGCTCTGGCGTGATGAGCTAGCTAGTCTCAAAGTCGTGCATCAGCGTAGCATGGCAACACGAGCGAGGCTGGCCTGGATACCTTGCAGCTGATCTTCCTTGAACTGATGCGTTGCGCTCTGCAAGCTTGATGCATCCGTCACGGTCTCTCGTGCCTCTACCTGTGTGCAACAGACTTGAGAATAGCGATCGAAAGTTTTGCATCGTGATttgactgctgctgcccgCCTCTGGTATGtcagccaagccaagacgTGCAAGGGCCATCCATCCATGCACATGTT from Mycosarcoma maydis chromosome 16, whole genome shotgun sequence includes these protein-coding regions:
- a CDS encoding putative ser/thr protein kinase; its protein translation is MPSLVSSPGTSTMQTDNVHEPSSAFATPPTQSTSSFASGSNTPSHQIRLNGQSSGIGESPAPHSSRPYHSSSHASQSNGAGTGKDKKWKQMFKFGSIGRKASGNASNDRSWHTDSAESSMHKNGDYFEHVQYTGSQPGSTSFQPISGSTVVNDPASFSNDSYSSEDRNASGSIGDAMTTSASSKLQPPADISDTDSSHPRFTSRLMRRVSSAPDTNKLFKNGQNATQKPNEAASSTKNGYLSPDGAGGQHAQFVSEGGAPFTPSKELANAAFFSNSPVRMDSNATSFSYKDFEKGRSVSAKGSSTPKSGRIVFPGTGRSKSSNGKDKKSQLPPPSSSANLAALAGTASVNRGPGSFRRTYSSNSIKVKEVEVGPNSFSKVKMLGKGDVGKVYLVREKKTDKLYAMKVLSKKEMIKRNKIKRVMAEQEILAASNHPFIVTLYHSFQSEDYLYLCMEYCMGGEFFRALQTRPGKCLPEEDAKFYAAEVIAALEYLHLMGFIYRDLKPENILLHQSGHVMLSDFDLSARATQRGGAPAMIRQATPNSAPLVDTRSCIADLRTNSFVGTEEYIAPEVIKGCGHTSAVDWWTLGILIYEMIFATTPFKGSTRNETFSNVLRNEVQFPDSIPISSFGKSLIRKLLIKDELKRMGSQSGASEVKQHKWFSNISWGLLRNSTPPIVPAYSNGVDAVNFRNVRESRSLNLDDQGNDTRAKPAVIKAVAGQKNVGDEEGDAVVSNPFSGFSSVTLKHDDY
- a CDS encoding dolichyl-diphosphooligosaccharide-protein glycotransferase (related to apoptotic cell death regulator DAD1), which gives rise to MPPKGAKASSSAATKSRTSASPSSSSSTQSPLSTLYNSYVDNTPKRLKVIDAFLVFLMLSGMIQFLYCALITNFPFNSFIAGFASTVGQFVLAASLRIQANPENGQTFPKVSPERAFGDFLFGSVILHFFVFNFLG
- a CDS encoding putative eukaryotic peptide chain release factor GTP-binding subunit codes for the protein MNPNAPSFGGFNPNASGFVPGGQQQQGQQQQGGTPYGQQGAYYQQGFGQQQQQQQGFNGGYNSQYQQYQQYQQQPYGGGYAQQGFNQPGFSNQYAQQGFNGLPARPAASGSNQPPARPAQPAAATSDVASRKPVSISIGGGAKPAAPAASDAPRKPVSISIGGGAKPAATTADKSDAPRKPVSISIGGAKKPEAAKEAVSAATKAEISVHSAAVSAVKDTEAPSSTAVTAPSSRSDSPAPSAAAASSSAATASKAESKVASLSSKPVATERATTNADQILAEASKVTDEETLKDLFGEKSDELKSHLNIVFIGHVDAGKSTMGGNLLFLTGMVDKRTMEKYEREAKEAGRESWYLSWALDSTAQEREKGKTVEVGRAYFETGKRRYTILDAPGHKSFVPSMISGAAQADVAVLVISARKGEFETGFERGGQTREHAVLVKTAGVQRLIVVVNKMDESTVQWEKSRYEEIQAKLTPFLRSAGFNPKTDITYIPVSAYAGQNLKERVPKSICDWYNGPSLLEFLDNLELGDRKISAPLKMPISEKYNDMGTVVVGKLEAGKIKKGDTLLLMPNKVSVEASAIFNEQEEEVPAAISGDNVRVKLKGIDHEDVTVGHVLTDPVNPVHVATHFEAQLAILEHRNIICAGYSAVVHCHTVSQEANLAALLHYYDKKTGKKSRRGPQFAKKGMKIIALVELAGPICVERFKDYPQLGRFTLRDEGRTVAIGKVTKLITSADELPDVAKLSVTDAASAAAAAN
- a CDS encoding TRAPP subunit TRS20 (related to Sedlin (trafficking protein particle complex protein 2)), coding for MSYYLVLIGTRDNPLYETEITPKTAAPSLATSSSSAPTSSGVFSPTAFSSVAASGAASEATSTSSGGGGMFGGLLSRIPTTNIASSGGNTASASGAAGGAGSAGNVAGLGSRRKQRYELQMIAHSALDTIEDALITSPYLYLKSVDRIQEYTTSCFVLPGNVKMVLLHEHKHEDGIKNFFLDVWEAYLKVSMNPFQDPNAPIENAAFDARVRTAAKKFL